The Paenibacillus pabuli DNA segment TTTTGATATCCAACTCCGGTTCCGTCATTCCGTTCGCTCCTCTTGTCCGTTCTTATCATTGCTCCAGCTTTCCCGGGCTGCAGCCAGACTGTTTCATCTGTTTATTATGAAAGTTTATATTTCAAAGCGCAAGGCATGATACAAGTCCATGTCCATGGCATAGCTCTGACTGTACGTCTGATAAACAGCAGGCACCCCGGTTATAGTCCACCGGGGCGCCTGTTCCAATTCCTATGAAGTCAAGTACGTGAGTAATATTAGCTGTTCACTTGAGCAGGGCTTGGTACACCCGCTGGCATGCGTCGTTTTTTGAGCAAAGTCACCACCAGGGAGAGGGCAACCGCGATGACCAGAACAATGGCAACCGAACCGGCTGCGGACTGAACACCAGGTCCACCCAGTTGAGCGCTCAGTATGCCCTGAACCGCATACGTTGCAGGCAGGTATTGTCCGATACCGCTGTAGAAGCCGTTAAGCAGCTCACGTGGTACCATTGCACCGGAAGATACCAGCTGCAGGGACAGTGAGATGATGTTGAACAGGCTTCCTGCAGGTCCGAAGCAGATAAGGAAGAACTGGGAGAAGAACATAAACGTGCAGAGGAACAACGCCTGGAACAACCAGAAGGCGATGAATCCTTGCTCGATCTGTCCTCCCAGCGCAACAATCAGCGATGAACCAAGAAGCGATACGACTAGAGCGGATGCGATGTTAATCACAATTCTCGCACCGAACAGCGTCAATCGGGAGTGGGTAGCTGACAGCATTCCCATGGCCGTCTGCAGATTCATACCCATGATCATGGCGCCGACATAAGAAGCCAGTACCATCATCATCGGTACCATCTGATTATTCATACCATTCACCGGATTAATCGAAGTTGTTGTGCCTTCAACACGGGTAGCCAGGTTGGCAGCAGCATTGGCAGCCTGATCCGCAGGTGCTCCTGCAGCCGTCAATACAGTCTGTACGCCTTGCGCTGTCGCTTGCTTGTTGATCGTGTTCGTCACACTTTGTGAGACGCCCTGCATCATGCTTTTAATCGTAACCGGATTAGCTTCGTTAATGGTATACTTAATCTCCGCTGTGGAGCCTGCGGTCTGAAGCAGCTCGTTAAAGCCTGCCGGAATATTCAGCACCATGTGCACTTTGTGATAATTCAATTGATCCAATGCTTCAGCAGAGCTGAGATCAGATACAGTGTGGAAAGGCAGCGTCTTAGCCATGCTATCCGCAATGCCTTGGGACATTTCTCCGTCCTCGTTCACAATCGCCACCGTTAATTCATTCATACGGTCGTTCACGCCGGAGTATGCAGTCATCCAGATGACGCTGAAGATCACTTGGAACATAAGTGCCGTAACGATCCCCACAATCACTGGCGGTTTTTTCAATAAAATGCGTAATGCCTGTAACATGAATAAGGTCCCCCATTACAAAATAGTTCTAATTTGATTTAAACGATCGTTTGAATCAAACAATTGTTTAAATTTTAATGGCATATGTCATTATTGTCAACTGATTTCTGAAATGTTCAGAAAAATCATTTGTATTTCATAAAAAACTTTGTCTATTTTCATAAAAAGACAAGAAAAAGCACGGTTCACCGCAGCGAACCGCGCTCATTTCAGGTCAAGCTGAAAAATAATAGCAACCTATTTCCTACATCCTATTTTGGGTTGCGTTCCAACTTCAACCGTTGCAAACGCAGCGAGTTCAATACAACCGATACGGAACTGAAAGCCATGGCCGCACCAGCCAGCCAAGGAGCCAGGAAACCTACTGCTGCGATTGGAATACCAATGACGTTATAGCCAAGTGCCCAGAATAAGTTTTGCTTAATATTGCCCATGGTGCGCCGGCTCATCTCGATCGCATCCGCTATACTGTTCAGATCACCACGCATCAGCGTGATATCTGCCGCTTCCATCGCTACATCTGTTCCAGTCCCGATGGCCATACCGATATCTGCTGTAGCCAGGGCAGGTGCGTCATTGATGCCGTCACCAACCATTGCTACTTTCAGCCCGCTATCCTGCAGCTTCTTCACTTCGGCTGCTTTACCCTCGGGCAGGACTTCTGCTAGGACATGATGGATCCCTGCTTGCTCCGCCACGGCACGTGCCGTACGCTCATTGTCTCCCGTAATCATGATGACATCGATGTTCATCGCCTGCAGCCGCTGAATGGCTTCGCGTGATGTATCCTTGATTGTATCTGCCACAGCAACAATACCTGCCCAGCGGCCATCGACTGCTATCAGCATCGCTGTGCGGCCGAGCTCCTCGAGTTCATTCATCTGGCGAGCGGTTGCCTCTGATACCTCCACATGAGCATCTGCAAGCAGACGGCGTGTTCCAACCAGAATTTCCTGTCCTTGTACTCTGGCCCGAACGCCATATCCTGGTATGTTCTCAAACTGCTCTGATTGGGACAATACTATCCCTTTGTCGCGGATTCCTGCTACGATAGCTTCCGCTAGCGGATGTTCAGAGCTTTGTTCTGCCGATCCAACCCATTTCAACAGTTCTGCTTCTGTCCAATCTTGTGCTGCGATCACATCCGTCAGCACCGGTTTTCCTTGAGTGACTGTCCCTGTTTTGTCCAGAACAACCGTCTGAATCTGCTGTGCCGATTCCAGATGTTCTCCGCCTTTGAACAGGATGCCATATTCTGCCGCCCGCCCTGACCCAGCCATGACAGAGGTTGGTGTTGCCAAACCCAAGGCACATGGACAGGCAATGACCAGTACAGCAATCGCTTTTTCCAGAGATCCTGCGAAGTCACCGGGACTTGCAAACAGATACCAGATCAAAAATGTCAGCACAGCAATACCAACCACAATCGGGACAAAGATGCCCGAAATGACATCCGCAATTCGCTGAATGGGCGCTTTGGAACCCTGTGCCTGTTCAACCACTTTAATGATTTGAGATAATGCGGTGTCCGAACCTACTCGGGTCGCGCGCAGCCTCAATGCACCGTTTTTATTCAGTGTAGCACCCGTAACGGCGTCGCCTGGCTTTTTATCGACAGGCAAACTTTCTCCGCTGAGCATGGATTCATCGACCGAGGATTGCCCTTCTTCTACAACACCATCCACTGGAATGCTGTCCCCCGGTTTCACCAGCACGATGTCACCTACGTTTACATACGCTGCGGGTACAACCACTTCCTGCCCGTCGCGGATGACACGAGCTTCACGAGGGGCCAGTTCGATCAGGCTTTTGATGGCCTGGGACGAGCGGCCTTTTGCTACGGCTTCAAACCATTTTCCAAGCAAAATTAACGTAATCAGTACGGCACTGGTCTCATAATACAGTTCGACCGAAGGCATAGTGGCGGCTGTACTCGTCCCCATCCCACTATGATCCATCGTTGTCGTAGAAGGTATCATTCCACTTGTGAGTGTTAGGTACAGACTGTAGAAAAATGCCGCGCTTGTTCCCAGTGCGACCAGAACATCCATATTGGCACTGCCATTACGCAGCGCTTTATAAGCTCCGACATAAAATTGCCACCCAATGACGAATTGCACCGGTGCTGCCAATACCAGCTGGAACCAGGGATTCATGAATAGCTCGGGTACCCAAATCCATGATGTAAATGAGAAGTGGCCTACCATCGCCCACAGTAGTGGTATTGATAATAAGGCGGATATCATCCACTTCCATTTTTTGCGCTGCAGCTCCCGTTCGCGAACGGATGAGGTTTCTTCCTGTGTCTGCTGCAATTCAGCACCATACCCCAGCTGTTTGATTTTGGCTGTAATATCAGAAGGTTTCAATGCTCCTGCCGCAAATTCAACGTGTCCAGTCTCCAGTGCCAGGTTCACATTCGCACGCGATACACCCGGCAGTCTGGAAAGCCCCTTCTCGATTCGGGTAGAGCACGCAGCGCACGTCATCCCCGTGATGTCGAGATCAATCGATTCCGTCACTGTACCGTAGCCGAGCGCCTCCACCTTATCCCGCAACGCGTTGACATTTACAGTCTTTGGGTCATACGTAACGCTCGCTTGTTCTATGGCAAGATTAACGCTGGCCTGCTGGACCCCTTCCATACGGGATAATCCCTTCTCGATCCTTGTGGAACACGCGGCACAGGTCATGCCTGTAATCTGCAGCGTTGTCTGCGCTCCATCCGGTTGCAATCCAGTCGCAGGCGTGTGACCGGTTGTTGATGATTTATCCATGATGGTGTCTCCTTTCATATCTATGATCTTTCCATATACCCCTATAGGGTATAAACCAGTCAAAAAATCAGGCTTAAACGATGATCTCTCGTGTCTGATGTCTATCGGCACCTCTGTACAACTATAGACAATGAGAAAGTCGTTTAAGCCAACATGAGTTAGACTACATCGTACCCTTGATCTTCAATGGCAGCCTTGATCTGCTCCACATTGACCTGCTGCTCATCATATTCCACCGCAACGGTTCCCGCTGCCAGATCAACCTGCCCTTTGGCACCGGCGTTCTTCACCGCTTCTTCAACCGATTTTACACAGTGGTTGCACGACATTCCAGTAACATTCAGCGTAACGTTAGACATGATCCAATTCCTCCTTGGGATATATAAAATGATTGCTTTATTCCTTCAAAACAAATTACTTCATCAACTTTCTTACCGTAACCAACAGTTCATCCACGACCTCATGTTCCCCTGCCTGAATCCGTTCAACAATACAACTCTTCATGTGGCCTTCAAGCAACAGCTTGCCCACTGAATTCAGTGCAGACTGCGCAGCTGCAATCTGGGTAAGCACATCATCACAATAGGTGTCCTTCTCGATCAGTCCCTTGATCCCGCGAATCTGGCCTTCGACCCGGTTCAAACGGGATATCAGGTTGCTCTTCATCTCCTGCGAGTGATGGCTCTTGCGCACATGCTTCCCGTCACTGCCCTCGGCATGACATGCACTTGCTTGCTGATCGGGTACAGCATCTTGAGGCTGCTTCGTTATGGATGGTTCCATGGGTTCCTTGGGATCGCTCTGATGATCCATCATGAACACCCCTTTTCTTCGTTCTTTTCACAGTGTAACATACCCCGTGGGGGTATTCAAGCGCAAAATAACATCTTCACTTTTCAGCCATAAGATCTCTTTAAATCCTATATATTATAAATTGTGCAAGTCATCGTTACAGTATGTATTCCATCCTGCTGCTACGGACGGTTAGACCCATTTGTTCATAAAAGGCCTGCGCGCCCGTGTTAAATGTGGATACTGTTAATTCTACGCTATCTGCCTGAAGTTCCCTGCCCAGTTCAATTAGAGCATGCATTAATTTCTTACCTGTTCCTTGACCCCGCCCATCACTGCCGACGACCAATTCATTAATATACAGCATTTTGCGATCCAACAGCAGGTCAACCCCCTGAATCAAACTGAACTGAGCACTACCGTACCCCAGAATCTCCCCCGTGCTTACCGATTCAGCAACATACAAATAACGCTTGTCCGTCTCTAGCAACTCCACAAACTCCTGCTTCTCCATTCTGGGTTGCAATGCTCTATACACATCGGGCCGAGCCTCTACATGCATCTGATGCAGCTCATCCATCAGCAGGGAAACACCTTGATAGTCCTGAACCTCTGCCTTTCTGATTTGGATTGAATCCACTTTCATCACGCCTTCCCTTGCTTTAATTTACATTATTATACAACAAAATATAATAAAAGCAGATACCTTAGATGGTATCTGCTTCGTCATTCGTTTCTTCTTATTCTTTGGAGGATTTACCCTCATTAAATGCAACCGGTGATGGCTTAGCTGCCCAATCGTCCGCTTGTGGCTCGATGTCCACACCGTTCATGATTTTTTTCTTCTCCATCAAGGAATCCCCGTCTTCGTCCAGCTTGTTGCGAATTTCCGCCTCGTCTTGAGGTTGATTATTCTGTGTCATCTTAGAGTCCTCCTTTAGATTTCATCACCATAATGATGTTCCTTTATATAACTTACCCAATTTCTGCAATATCATTCTCGATGTGGCTACTCGAAGTCCACCTGCTTATCCAAAATGACTTCTTCCACCTTATGTTCCAGCTCTGGGATCGAAGGGATCAGTGAGAATTGAATATTTTCCAGAGAGGAAGGCAGGGCGGGAACCACGCGAAAGCTCATTTGTGTCTCGCCACCTCCTCCACGACTGCTATGTCTCATCGACATATGACCCTGTTCACTAATCACTTCTAGAGCCAAATGAGGCACCACATGTATACGATCTGTTTCAATTCCTTTATATTGAATCTCCAGATGAACGATACTCTCCGTCTCATATTGCATCGAGTGGGTGATAAGATATTCGCAGGAATCTTGGATCGTTCTCTTCATAATCGGAACAACACCAATCAATTGGAGCACTTCCGGCGGGAAAAAGTGTCTTTGGGGCATAGGTTGAACATTACGAAGAACATAACGGATGTCTTCTTCCTTCATATCAAGTGATGCTACCCATTCATCAATGATCTCTTGAGACGGATGGTATTGAACCGCTCCCGTTATATTCTTCCGCGCAGCGACCAGCCTAAGCAGCTGTTCATCGATCTGCCGCACCTCATCATTGTATTCAAAAGGAATTGCACGAAATTCAGTCCAGCCCATATTCTATTCGCCTCCTGTTTAAAGAAGTTCCATGATTGACTTATGTATCCGGTAAAAGTCTGCGTCCAAGTTCGTGCCCCAACATTACAATGGGCAGAACCACAAGTCCCACTGGTATGCTTACCAATACTTCGGCCCAAGTTACAATTCCCTCGTTCAGGAGCCGGTAGAACAGATAAATGCCGTACGGTAACGTAATACAAACGGCGCTGACTACCCCAGGTGTGTACATTCTCAAATATAGGCTCTGTCCAATATGTGTGAACACATGCAGCAAAAACAGAGTATTAAACGCCAGAAACATAAAATATTGTCCGTATTCTGCAGCGATATATACAAATGGAATAAATACGACAAATTCCAGCAATACCGCTACACCGAACTGGCTGCTGTTGATACGCAGCATGGATTCCAGCCGCCTGGAGACCGTCAGTGGAACCTGCTGCAGAACTTTGGATTTATTTTGCCGTATCCAGGGCCCGATCCAGATAATTTCTTCGAGATCATGCAAAAGAAAAGCAACTAGAAATAACCAAATAAGCGTTGTGAGCGACATTGGCTAAGCAAGACACCTCCTCTTTAACCATGATATTCTGTACTCCAATAAAACAATTCGCTAGTTCATGCCCGCTCCCTCTTCATTCCCTGAAATTCCAATCCACCATCTAACAAAAAAGGCGAACCTCCCGCCCGGCTATAACAGCCGATTGCAAGAAAGTTCACCGTTGCTTTATATTTTCGCCACTTTGCTGCCCTTCATCTTCAAGTTCACGAGCAGGATGCTGGCTATGATCATGACCAAACCTGCAATCAGATTGATCGTCACCGACTCCCCAAGGAACAGCACACTGCACAACAGGGCGATCAGTGGAATAAGGAACGTAAATGATCCCACCTTGCTGGCTTCGCCAGAGCTGACCAGTTTGAAGAACGCGAGCCATCCCAGCGCAATGACAAACACCGAAATGAACAGCATATCCAATATAAATGGAAGCACCCATTGTACTTCAGCCCAGTTCTCTGTGGCTGTACCCGTCAATGTCAGGACAATCCCGCCAATCAGAATCGGTATTGCCGTCATCCAGATTCCGTCCACCTTCGTCGATGTTTTCTTCATATATACGGTTCCGATTGCCCAACTGATGGCACTAAACAGTCCGAGCATAACCCCTTCAGGTGATACTTTGCCTGTCATGCCGCCGATACTAATCGTGGCCACACCTGCAAAACCGAGGACCAACCCGGCAATTTTCAGTCCATACATCGACTCGCCCAGCCACAGCCAAGCCCCGATACCGAGCAGTACAGGCTGCAGGAATACAATGGAGGAAAATAATCCTGCGGGTACTTCTGTCAGTCCAACGGTCTGAAAGCCATAGAAGAAAATGATATTCAGCACCGCAGAGATCGCATAAATATGCCAGGTTTCCCGGAGCCGCAGCGTTTTGTACCGTGGAAAAGCATAGATACCGAGCACCAGTCCGCCAATTAACAGACGCATGCCTGCAAATAAAAGCGGTGGTGCATAATTCAATGCATATTTGGTCAGGGGCCAGTTTACTCCCCACATGAGTACTAGAAAAGCCAGGACCCAGCCTGCTTTTTTACGTGATAAAACCATCAATTAACCTCTCCTATCCGGCACAGCTTCAGGACCAATCCATAACCAAGCACCTGATTCATGCCAAGTGTCTCAACCAACTACATTCAGATCCGGCAGCCCAGTATCCTCCGTTGATCGTTCTGTGTCTCCATGATACAATAACGATCTTAATAATTGAAATGCATGTTAATCATAAGGAGCATAGCATATTTGTTATGAACAATTCTCAATTACAGTTATTCGTTAAAATTGCCGAGACTGGAAGTTTCACCCGTGCCGGACAGGAACTGAATATGACACAGCCGGCGGTCAGCCGCGCCATTTCCTCGCTGGAAAATGAATTGGATGTCACCCTGATTATACGGGACCGGCGGAACGGCATTGTGCTTACCGATGTGGGACAGCGAATTCTGGTCATTTTCCGCCGGATTTTACAGCAATATGATAAAGTACAGCAGGTCGTTGCTGCCGAAAAGGGACTGGAAATCGGAACGATCCGCGTCGGCTCTTTTCCCATGTCATCGGCTCATCTGCTGCCCAAAATTATTCGATCCATCCGTGACCGCTACCCTAACATCGAATTCGAGCTGCATGAGGGAAACATTCATGAGATTCAGGAATGGCTTCATTCGCGCGCGATTGATGTCGCTCTCATTATCGTTACGGAGCAGGAACCGCTGGAAACAGCTTATGAAACACTGCCGCTCTATAACGAAGAAATGCTGGCTGTCTTCCGGGACGATGAGCCGTTTGCCGATCAGGAGATCCTGCCTGTGAAGATGCTGAATCAGCATCCCATGATTGTATGCAACGGTGGATATGAAGTGCCCATCGTGGATTTGTTTAAACGTGCGGAAACGGAACTCAAATTCGGATTTATCGTGCATAACGTGAACACATGTCTAAACATGATTGAACAGGGACTTGGAACTGCCCTGCTGCCTGCCATTTCTCTTTCCTGGCTCCCTCCTGGTGTAAAAGCACTCCCTACCGAACCGAAGGCTTATCGCCATATCGAGATCGCGGTCCCTTCCCTGGCGGAAGCTTCTCCGGCATCCCGTTTATTTATTGAGACGGCTCAGCAATTGTTCGGACAGCAGAACTAAACAAAAAAAGACGTTCACTATCACATTTACCGTGACCAAGTGAACGTCTTTTTTATACCATTACGGGTTATGGCCCTATCGTTGCATTCCATTAAACGCTGCTTACGCCTGATCCTGACGAGCGAGCGCAGCGAGTGCACGCAGAGCCGCGTTAATCTCGCGCTCAACCGCATGTGCTACCGCATCCGTATGCGGATCATATTCGGCCGCCAGATCGCTGTCCGCGAAGCCGTCAATGGCAACAATTGCACCGGCACGCGCACCACGCAATGTGCTAACGATATACAGTGCCGCAATTTCCATCTCGGCCGCTAGTGCGCCAGCCTGTTTATATTTGCGGTGAGGGATCTCCTCCACCCCTGCGAAGAATGCATCCAGCGTAACGGTAATGCCTACACCGACTTTGCCTGCATCCGCTGCCGCGTCCGCATTGTTCCCTTTCTCCTGTGCAGATTCAATCAGTGCTTGGGTAACTGCAATGTCTGCTACTGCAGGGAAACCATCTGGCACCAGCTGGCGGGTCAATCCGTCCGAACGGACCGCTGCCGTACTGACAATGACGCTGCCTGCAGGGTAATCCGCCGTATAGGAGCCGGCTGTACCAACGCGAATCAAAGTCGTCACTCCTGCCCGAATCAGTTCCTCGAAGCAAACAGCTGCCCCCGGTGAACCTACGCCATGGCTGACAACAGCCATCTGCACGCCTTCATATTGTCCAACGAATGTGCGATATTCCCGGCTGAACGCCAGTTCTCTCGCCTGCTCCAACTTGCGGGAAATCTTCTCCGCACGAGCGGGATCACCACAGACAATGGCATAAGCAGGCATGTCTTCCGAATGAATCTGCAAAATAGGCATCAACATCTTAATCAAACTCCTTCTTCGTCCATTCGTCTTCGGGGATTGGCAGATCTTCGCCCGAGAAGCGCTGTTCCTTGAACGGATCGGCAAAGTGGTGAAACCCGTTGCTCTCCCAGAATCCGTTGCGATCTTCAGTCATAAACTCCAGACCTCGTATCCACTTGGCACTTTTCCAGAAGTACAACTGCGGCACCACCAGGCGCAGCGGGTAGCCATGCTTCGGCGTAAGCGGCTCGCCGTTATATTTGAATGCAAGCAGTACGTCGTCATGCATCAATTCTTCGAGCGGTACATTGGTCTCATAATCATGATCGGCATGGATCATGACATATTTGGCTTCCGGTTTGACGCCCAGAAGCTTGATGAAATCCGAGAAGCGAATGCCTTCCCATGGGGTATCGAACTTGGACCAGCGGGTAACGCAGTGAATATCACTCACCGTATTGACCTGCGGCATGGCCTGAAGCTCTGCGAACGAGAATACTTTCTCTTCTTCTA contains these protein-coding regions:
- a CDS encoding YhgE/Pip domain-containing protein, with translation MLQALRILLKKPPVIVGIVTALMFQVIFSVIWMTAYSGVNDRMNELTVAIVNEDGEMSQGIADSMAKTLPFHTVSDLSSAEALDQLNYHKVHMVLNIPAGFNELLQTAGSTAEIKYTINEANPVTIKSMMQGVSQSVTNTINKQATAQGVQTVLTAAGAPADQAANAAANLATRVEGTTTSINPVNGMNNQMVPMMMVLASYVGAMIMGMNLQTAMGMLSATHSRLTLFGARIVINIASALVVSLLGSSLIVALGGQIEQGFIAFWLFQALFLCTFMFFSQFFLICFGPAGSLFNIISLSLQLVSSGAMVPRELLNGFYSGIGQYLPATYAVQGILSAQLGGPGVQSAAGSVAIVLVIAVALSLVVTLLKKRRMPAGVPSPAQVNS
- a CDS encoding heavy metal translocating P-type ATPase gives rise to the protein MDKSSTTGHTPATGLQPDGAQTTLQITGMTCAACSTRIEKGLSRMEGVQQASVNLAIEQASVTYDPKTVNVNALRDKVEALGYGTVTESIDLDITGMTCAACSTRIEKGLSRLPGVSRANVNLALETGHVEFAAGALKPSDITAKIKQLGYGAELQQTQEETSSVRERELQRKKWKWMISALLSIPLLWAMVGHFSFTSWIWVPELFMNPWFQLVLAAPVQFVIGWQFYVGAYKALRNGSANMDVLVALGTSAAFFYSLYLTLTSGMIPSTTTMDHSGMGTSTAATMPSVELYYETSAVLITLILLGKWFEAVAKGRSSQAIKSLIELAPREARVIRDGQEVVVPAAYVNVGDIVLVKPGDSIPVDGVVEEGQSSVDESMLSGESLPVDKKPGDAVTGATLNKNGALRLRATRVGSDTALSQIIKVVEQAQGSKAPIQRIADVISGIFVPIVVGIAVLTFLIWYLFASPGDFAGSLEKAIAVLVIACPCALGLATPTSVMAGSGRAAEYGILFKGGEHLESAQQIQTVVLDKTGTVTQGKPVLTDVIAAQDWTEAELLKWVGSAEQSSEHPLAEAIVAGIRDKGIVLSQSEQFENIPGYGVRARVQGQEILVGTRRLLADAHVEVSEATARQMNELEELGRTAMLIAVDGRWAGIVAVADTIKDTSREAIQRLQAMNIDVIMITGDNERTARAVAEQAGIHHVLAEVLPEGKAAEVKKLQDSGLKVAMVGDGINDAPALATADIGMAIGTGTDVAMEAADITLMRGDLNSIADAIEMSRRTMGNIKQNLFWALGYNVIGIPIAAVGFLAPWLAGAAMAFSSVSVVLNSLRLQRLKLERNPK
- a CDS encoding copper ion binding protein; this translates as MSNVTLNVTGMSCNHCVKSVEEAVKNAGAKGQVDLAAGTVAVEYDEQQVNVEQIKAAIEDQGYDVV
- a CDS encoding metal-sensitive transcriptional regulator — translated: MDHQSDPKEPMEPSITKQPQDAVPDQQASACHAEGSDGKHVRKSHHSQEMKSNLISRLNRVEGQIRGIKGLIEKDTYCDDVLTQIAAAQSALNSVGKLLLEGHMKSCIVERIQAGEHEVVDELLVTVRKLMK
- a CDS encoding GNAT family N-acetyltransferase; amino-acid sequence: MKVDSIQIRKAEVQDYQGVSLLMDELHQMHVEARPDVYRALQPRMEKQEFVELLETDKRYLYVAESVSTGEILGYGSAQFSLIQGVDLLLDRKMLYINELVVGSDGRGQGTGKKLMHALIELGRELQADSVELTVSTFNTGAQAFYEQMGLTVRSSRMEYIL
- a CDS encoding HXXEE domain-containing protein encodes the protein MSLTTLIWLFLVAFLLHDLEEIIWIGPWIRQNKSKVLQQVPLTVSRRLESMLRINSSQFGVAVLLEFVVFIPFVYIAAEYGQYFMFLAFNTLFLLHVFTHIGQSLYLRMYTPGVVSAVCITLPYGIYLFYRLLNEGIVTWAEVLVSIPVGLVVLPIVMLGHELGRRLLPDT
- a CDS encoding DMT family transporter, whose translation is MVLSRKKAGWVLAFLVLMWGVNWPLTKYALNYAPPLLFAGMRLLIGGLVLGIYAFPRYKTLRLRETWHIYAISAVLNIIFFYGFQTVGLTEVPAGLFSSIVFLQPVLLGIGAWLWLGESMYGLKIAGLVLGFAGVATISIGGMTGKVSPEGVMLGLFSAISWAIGTVYMKKTSTKVDGIWMTAIPILIGGIVLTLTGTATENWAEVQWVLPFILDMLFISVFVIALGWLAFFKLVSSGEASKVGSFTFLIPLIALLCSVLFLGESVTINLIAGLVMIIASILLVNLKMKGSKVAKI
- a CDS encoding LysR family transcriptional regulator; this encodes MNNSQLQLFVKIAETGSFTRAGQELNMTQPAVSRAISSLENELDVTLIIRDRRNGIVLTDVGQRILVIFRRILQQYDKVQQVVAAEKGLEIGTIRVGSFPMSSAHLLPKIIRSIRDRYPNIEFELHEGNIHEIQEWLHSRAIDVALIIVTEQEPLETAYETLPLYNEEMLAVFRDDEPFADQEILPVKMLNQHPMIVCNGGYEVPIVDLFKRAETELKFGFIVHNVNTCLNMIEQGLGTALLPAISLSWLPPGVKALPTEPKAYRHIEIAVPSLAEASPASRLFIETAQQLFGQQN
- a CDS encoding nucleoside phosphorylase, giving the protein MLMPILQIHSEDMPAYAIVCGDPARAEKISRKLEQARELAFSREYRTFVGQYEGVQMAVVSHGVGSPGAAVCFEELIRAGVTTLIRVGTAGSYTADYPAGSVIVSTAAVRSDGLTRQLVPDGFPAVADIAVTQALIESAQEKGNNADAAADAGKVGVGITVTLDAFFAGVEEIPHRKYKQAGALAAEMEIAALYIVSTLRGARAGAIVAIDGFADSDLAAEYDPHTDAVAHAVEREINAALRALAALARQDQA
- a CDS encoding sulfite oxidase-like oxidoreductase, with amino-acid sequence MHNKAERLKKTKTPAPKAGAEHGDRLPPGQMLTEKFPILHEGEVPEYDLSTWDLKVFGEVEEEKVFSFAELQAMPQVNTVSDIHCVTRWSKFDTPWEGIRFSDFIKLLGVKPEAKYVMIHADHDYETNVPLEELMHDDVLLAFKYNGEPLTPKHGYPLRLVVPQLYFWKSAKWIRGLEFMTEDRNGFWESNGFHHFADPFKEQRFSGEDLPIPEDEWTKKEFD